In Kryptolebias marmoratus isolate JLee-2015 linkage group LG2, ASM164957v2, whole genome shotgun sequence, the genomic stretch tgaAAATCAACAGTTTGAGGGTTTTGTGGTTAGATAAGCCCTGTGCCTCTCCTGTCAGATGAATGAATGATATTTTCTTGCTGCCGCTGGGTGGCCGCTTGGCTCTGTCCGTACACTGATGTTTATTCTGCAGGGCAGGGCTACGCGTGGTTCTGATCCAGAGTAAAAGAACAGGAGAGAAACTCTCACAGCGAGAGGCTTCCAGAGCAGCAGCATGTCTCTGTACCGTAACTCCGCCTGGTTCCTGAAAGGACTGACCGAGTTCACAAAGTAAGTTCTGGCCCTGCTCCGTTTGTCCTGACACATTGGTGTTTTGTGACCTGCTGTGTTGTAcatgtaaatgtatttgttgtatTAACTTTGTTGGACATTTACAAGAACATCAAATTACAAACGACAGCATTCAAATGTTTGtctaatttaaactaaaaagctgCTCACATAGACCTCAGAGTTGTActttttaatatctttattttagttgtttcaatAGACTTGAAGACTTAGAATAGAGATCTGTCTTTccaatattataaaaatatcaaTAGACTTCATTGAAGGATAgtctgaacagaaaataaattaacttgaTTCCCTGAATAATGCtttatttatgacattttatttgttattttatatattgACCTGTCAAACAACTGTTAATCATTCCGATTTAAATTAGGAAGATTTATTGGTTGTCTTTAGTTTTGAGATtgtaaacttgtattttttgagACGCtgacattacaaaacaaaatacaaaagacaaaagataaacTCAATGGACTGAATTCtcatctattgtttttttttttgtatatttaatgaaaaactaatgtaaaaatcaggtaaaaaatgttttgcagtcTGTTATTATCAAACTGAATAGTGATAATAACGATGAGTCCAAGGTccagttttggtttgttttatgtaaataaaggTGCAAATAATATTTATCATTAATGTCAAACTTTACAATTTCATCTCTACATAATTAATATCCACTTCAAAAATGTGAAGTATTCTGGCTGCTTTCTCAGTAGTGAATTAGGGattaattaaattacatttactcaaGGTTGTAGCATAGAAGTAAAAGTTGCATTGCATTCTTTTGAGCATGGAAAGTTGCAGATATGTGAACTGAAGCTTACGTTCTCGGGCTGGTAATGACCGGAAGAAGCCTGAGAGTGGATGGACATCAGGGTGGTGCCTGCTCTTGGATACTTCTTGTAGTTTATGACTGTTGAAAAGGGTTTTTGTTTATCAGCCATTAATTGCCTCAGCATCACTAAACAGAATATGACAACAGAAGAAGATTCATAAATGTCATGGATTTATGAATCAAAGCTGGGATTAATGTGACCCAACAGGAGCCATGTAACTATAAATCAGAACAGGCTCCTAGTGTTTTTATCAGTGTTGTTGATATATTGCAGCCCCAGGGCATCTTTTCTTATCAGCGTGCCAAGTTGTCTTAAGTGCTGCTTTTGTGATTGTTTCCCTTCTTCTCTTTGTTCTGTGCTGTTTCCTCCCAGTGAGCTGCCCGGCAGTTCGCTCTGACCCTGCACTAATAGCTCTCTGCATGACACCATCAAACAGAGGGGGCATTTACCCTCAGCAGCCCCTCCCTCATATGCCCCCTTAGACCCCCCCCTTCAGGAACCATCAACAATGTCATCAAGGACAATGAGATCCTTGGTGCCACACTTGCTCTCGCGCACACACTCACAATCTGATTCTGTTCTCACTGCTGGAAGTCTCACTCATCAGAGACGATGCCAGGCACACTCTCTCCTTCATTGTCTTTGTACAGTAAAATCCTGTGAAGGAGCGTACAGTAAACAGGGTGACTTCAAACATTCACCCCGTCTGacctaaacacagaaacagggtTCTTACTGCAGATACATGGAAGCATGATAGATGTACTACCAAACTGGTTCATGAGAGAGAAATAATGCAGTAAATGGTGATTTGTTGCAGGAATGGCTTCCTTTCAGCCTCCAAGCGCTTTGTGGAGAAGGAGCTGGACTTGTCTGTGGCTGGACGCTCCTTCATGATTACAGGAGCCAACAGTGGCATTGGGAAAGCCGCCACAATGGCCATTGCCAAGAAAGGTACAACTCTTATTACACAGGATGGCAGTAAATCACCTCAGATAGGAACCATTGAGTATAGTACGAATCAAGACTTCTCACTCAGCCAGCTGTGCTGAGCTGGATGTCAACATTTTCAGTGTCATGAGGAAGGATTTGTTTCAGAGTGAGGAGATCACTATGATGACAGAGGCGCagagtcagacagaaaaatcacatttaagcAACTTTTATATGTCATTATGAGCAAAGAACATGATGTGAAGCAAAATATCCAAACAttagccaggaagttaaagcacAAATGGGTCCTCCAAGTGAACAATGATCCTAAACATACTGCTAAAATAGTTACAGAGTGACTTAAGGGCAACAAAGTCAACGTTTTGGAGAGGCCATCACAAATCCCTCAACTCAGTCCCAGAGAAGATTTATGGGCAAGCAGGGTGAGTGGCCTGCAAACCTGACTCCGTTACACCAGTtgtgtcaggaggaatgggacaaaatttcAGCAAACTATTGTGTGAAGATTGTGGAAGAAAACCCAgaagatttgacacaaatacaaatacattttaaaaacaaggctACTAAATACcaagaaaatgtatttaaattgagcttttgaaaaaatgaaagattctttcattatttgggcatttaacaaataaaaggaatatTGGGTAATcttaactgacctaaaacaggaaagtattattctgatttaatgtcagactgTGAGAAAAAAGGGGGTTATGTGTCTCTTTATACtatgtctgtaaacatctgttttcaaCTGTTTAGGCCTAGCCACTCTAAACTTAAGTAAAAATTTGATTATCGGTATCAGAATTACTCAAAAAATAAGCTTGGAAACTTAAATACATATACATATTCTGTGTTGTGCACTTCAAAGAAGCCTATaccacaacaaaacatttatatatatatatatgaaaaaaaagtgaattgtgtaacatcatcaacatcatcatcagaaTCATAACAAGTTGCTAATGCCTACTGGGCTGTatatgatttttgtattttgtctagATTTGTTTCATAGACACTTTACATAAGTctacaaaagtaaaacaagaaactattaaaatgaatagataaataaataaagcacaatAAACTCAAAGTCGTCTCACACTGGTTGAAGGCCAGGGAGTAAAAGtgtgtttcagatttaaaaacaggaagtgagggaGCCTGTCTAACATGTGGTGGCAAACCGTTCCACAGTTTTGGACCTGCAATGGAAAAGGCTCTATCACCTCTGACCCTGCATCATGCATCATGTCCATTAAAATCATCTGATCTTTGGACTCAGCTCAGAGAGATAAGAGGAGTCAGAACTGTTCAGAGACTTAAAAACGTACAATACAATTTGAAAACGAGTTTGAAAGTGAACTGGAAGAACCGTTTAACAGGAAGAAcctgaaacagaaccagaaccaggatgggcTGCCATCTTCCTCAACCAGCCAGAGtttaagaggacaggaaagagacaaagggtcaggtgtagtttctatgagaagaaaacagaaaacacaaagttaacgccagtaatcattttaaacactagcattccttgaagaaatgcatattgcccactgcacTGCAGGCCAAAGTTTATACAAAAATCCTGTTAGAGCTTAAAGGAGGACTGAAATCAAACCTCAAAATATTGAATCTGCATGAATGTCATTTAGTGAAAGACCTCCACAAAACATTCCAAGGACCTATTTCTCTGACGTAAAACTtcaataacttgtttttagcgttttagtgaaaaaatgcagaagtgGAGTGATTTGGGGGGCAGAGTTGCTGTCCTGGGTGTTATGATGCTGTGCCCCGGCCGGCTCCAAATAATGCTGAAGAACCAAGAAAGCAGTTACTGTCCCATTGTTTATTCATGGAAAcggaagaagttttttttttttaaatacaaatgaatGCCAGAAGACTTCACGGGAGCAATGGATAtgcaaccataccagtatgaacctgaaccaacagctggatctctggaatcagatgaaaactcttcatgtttggattctgatgatcaccaggactgtcatggccgacaaaacaacaatgatgACCGAGTTGGGAACATGGAGCGttgagaaccgattacccccagatgattgtcatgacatcagtacacgacactgcaaatcaacataaagacggcaggagagagctaacgatGCTAACTAATTGAAAATGTGAGCGAGCTTGGGAGTGGTGTTTATGCATTCAGATTATGCTTCTATGACAGGAGCGCATTCTCGTTTGAAGTAAGCTCCTTTCTCAAATCGTTCTCTGTGGTGGTTGCCTTTATCTAAAATTACAAATAGTTGGGACTGCTCCTGAAGCCAGTCCACCGGGTTGGAACAAAGTTTTttaagccaaaaaacaaaactccagtGGTACTTTCCGGTCGGTTCGAACAATTAATACCAACACACTGAATCATGTTGCAcaggtattcatccactcactgatgaatggctgaacgCTTGTGAACCTGAGCTGTGGACATCTGTGGACATCTGTGGACATCCCACGTCAGAATGAGGAAatttggtcagtttgtcctctcAGAGTCTAAGCCTGTAAAATGAAGGGATAACCCTAACTCTAGGATTTAAGTCTTACACCTCGGAGTGTCAGAAACTGCCTGATCACTGAAGGCTTTTAGAAACTGAACTGCACGGCAGGTACAACGTAGATGGAgctgagcaacaaaataatataaatgtcTGAGAACACAGTTTTGAaagccatgcacacacaaataggctttttaaaaagtggttgAGTTAAATCTGATTGCTGCttgcttggtcacaaacacttcaCTTCAATGAAAAATTGGCCTATTTTCTCCCAGGTTTGAGTCAATGACTGACTGATTACTGAGAcaacttttaattgtttttgtgaaaataaagtaTACAGTATGTTTCAATAACAATATTTCTTTGTTAAACAGTAGGTAATTTAAAAACTCTGgtgtattttattgtcttttattttgacatgttgAGCTGGATGACctataataaaatgttgaacaGTTTTGTGTGTCAATGGTAAGGAAAGGTGATTTCTGTGTCTGGTCTGGAGCCATGCAGTCTGACTAATTGGAGATCAGCAGGTGGATCCTGTTTGCataaggaaacattttttttaacttatgtGTCAGTAATCATTGTTGTATTTACTTTTGTTGTTGATCTTTTGTGTCTGCGCTTCAGTTAACTTTTAAATGCattgatttttgattgtttcTAACTGTTTTCAGCTTGGAAAAATACTATGATGATGTACTGTAAACATTCAAAGTTCCCCAGCTGGTTAATTGATTTGGCCTTTGTCACAGGAGGAACGATCCACATGGTGTGCAGGAACAAGGATAAGGCTGAGGAGGCAAGGGCAGATATCGTCAAGGAGACAGGAAACAAGGTATGGTGTAACTCActtcttttcagaaaaaatgttGACAACCTTCAAATTGACTTTTGAGCCCCATATGTGACATTTTTCATGACTATAAAGGACTGATGTGGTTTCAGGAGATCTATGTCCACATCCTGGACTTATCTGAGACCAGGAAGGTCTGGGAGTTTGCTGAGAACTTCAAAAAGAAGTTTAAGACCCTCAATGTGCTTGTAAGAAagtttaagacttttgcactgGTACTACTTAGTTCAATAACAGTTCAGGAAGAAAGTGTGTCTTCATCATGATGTCAGTTCTCACTTTTAACTGCAGCAAATGGTGATGTGATTACCTGGAATCTCTGCAGATCAATAATGCAGGCGCCATCATGAGTCAGAGGGATGTGAACGCTGAAGGACTCGAGAAGAGCTTTGCTGTCAACGTGCTCGGTGAGGGAAATCAATAACATTAGGTGTGGTGAAAATGttaagaagaagaaagatgGTTAAACCCAATTCTGTTCATTTGTAGGAGTTTACATTCTCACCAAGAGTCTAATCCCCTTACTAGAAAAGAGTCCAGATCCCAGAGTGGTGAGTCTGACGTCTTTGTGCTGCAGTCAAGACACTCATCAAAACGTCTTCGGTTCATAAGCTCAAGCTGTTTAATATTGTTTGTCACATTCTGTCAAAAAACTGGGTAAATGTTGAGAACATTTTCAGTGTagatcttgttttattttataaacttgtcTATACTCAGTGCTGAAGATGTTTGGTAACTTGTAACAGAATCTTTCACACTGAGAAACAAGGATTTCAATTAATACCAAACTGCAGCAGCGAGTTTGTTCAAAgagtcaaaatgttttcttttcttttagtgttgATTGAAAGAAAGGTTAATATTCTGATAGTTAACTGTGTTCAAtgattgttctctttaaaatgaaacaaaaacatcttctaAACCTTAATGAAAAGGGTTGTTGGCAAAACACAACTTATTACGTGACTAGGTTAGAAAGTtggcatttaatacacaaaaaacatttcaaggaGGTAAATAATTTATAGTTTATTCACAATCTGATTTGCTAGGCATTCCATacatgagctaagatttgattaTAACATCTCCCTAacgttttcatttgtttctgttcagatctGTGTGTCATCAGGGGGAATGCTGGTGCAAAAGCTCCGGATAGGAAATCTGCAGTCTGAGAGAGGTCGCTATGATGGCACCATGGTGTACGCCCAGCACAAAGTAAGAGCTGAGCGTCACACCAGGCCAATTCACAGGCTCCTAACAAAGAAACTTAtactgcaaaacagaaaaaaaccctcaatATTATACATGTAAGGGCTATTTGACCTGAACTTAAAAGTTACAATCATGAACTGAGTAATCAGTCTTAAAATCAAGCtagtttttcaggtttataacccaccttattatttttgttgttgtgaagtttttttttctttcttcttataTTTTATATGCTGAGTAATTAACCTACAGACACTAATGATCACATGTACCCAAAATCAAAACACCTGACACATGTATAAATTTAGGTAACTGAAGTACAAACAACAAATAgatagaaaataaagttttatttttattctccacATAGATAAGCTCTCCAATAGGCAGATCTAAAAATGAAGTTAACGTTCAGTGATGTAAACTTTAGTTTTGGGGCAGCACTTCAAACTGGACTATCAGACCAAAAGTCTAGACAAACGTGTTGTTCTGATACTAACACATTCGACAGATCCTTCCAGCTCTTTAagaaacatttctgtgtgtttcagaggcAGCAGGTGGTGATGACAGAGCAGCTGGCAAAAACTCACTCCAACATTCACTTTTCTGTCATGCATCCCGGCTGGGTGGACACTCCAGGTTAGCATCTAATTTCTCCACAGTCATTCAACCTCACATATTGCACATGGTTGCCCATGCTGTTTTGTCCTCTGTTTGTCTGCGTGTCTCAGCTGTGGCCAACACCATGCCAGACTTCCATCGCTCTATGAAGGACAGCCTGCGGACCCCTGAGCAGGGGGCTGACACTATGGTGTGGCTTGCTATCTCTGAGGCTGCTACCACAAACCCCAGTGGACGTTTCTATCAGGGTACGTTGCAAAAATAATGGGTTGAAGATTTGATTGTTAGGAAGAatataacaaagacaaaaattctcaaagacaggaaaaaacgTGTCAGTGAGATGGAGTAAAGTAGTGAACCATTCATTTGTTAGTTGTTGATTGGATGtgtctgcatctgtgtgtgtggtggggggaggggggaggggcaGTTTGGCCTGGGTCCATTGCAGCTGGTATGGGCTGGTTTTGGTGCCAGATACTGCCAGAGAG encodes the following:
- the LOC108249457 gene encoding DHRS-12_like_SDR_c-like domain-containing protein translates to MSLYRNSAWFLKGLTEFTKNGFLSASKRFVEKELDLSVAGRSFMITGANSGIGKAATMAIAKKGGTIHMVCRNKDKAEEARADIVKETGNKEIYVHILDLSETRKVWEFAENFKKKFKTLNVLINNAGAIMSQRDVNAEGLEKSFAVNVLGVYILTKSLIPLLEKSPDPRVICVSSGGMLVQKLRIGNLQSERGRYDGTMVYAQHKRQQVVMTEQLAKTHSNIHFSVMHPGWVDTPAVANTMPDFHRSMKDSLRTPEQGADTMVWLAISEAATTNPSGRFYQDRRVVPTHLPLAWTHSSPLEEQKLISLLEDMAKTFQPH